One Pyrococcus furiosus DSM 3638 genomic region harbors:
- a CDS encoding DEAD/DEAH box helicase: MKVELYYDKGTVLIKGRVHIPMAKWDERVKAYRALAYKYKDIVEFLKSEGVDFEDHVIDNIIPSPIYDVEFDFELRDYQREAVKKFMRVGRGIIVLPTGAGKTIVALEIIRRLSVSTLVVVPTLALLEQWKERLSIFGEIGEFSGRKKELKPITVTTYDSAYINAELLGDKFLFLVFDECHHLPSEAYRNIAQMSIAPYRLGLTAFPERADNLHELFPELIGGIIYEKRPSELVGKYLANYEVVRIHVPLTREEREEYRKYYERFKRYVEKRGIQFTSLKDFQRIVLSTANDNEAFKALRALEQARKIAFNSTKKLEKLREILERHRGEKIIIFTRHNDLVYLISRKFLIPAITHKTYKAERSEILRKFRKGAYKAIVSSQVLDEGIDVPDASVGVIISGTGSSREFIQRLGRILRPAPGKEKAILYELISSGTSEVRISKRRRSSI, from the coding sequence GTGAAGGTTGAATTATATTATGACAAGGGGACAGTTCTCATTAAGGGAAGGGTTCACATTCCCATGGCCAAGTGGGATGAAAGAGTGAAAGCATATAGAGCTTTGGCCTACAAGTATAAGGATATTGTAGAGTTTCTAAAGTCGGAAGGTGTTGATTTTGAGGATCATGTCATAGATAACATTATTCCATCTCCAATTTACGATGTTGAGTTTGACTTTGAGCTTAGGGATTATCAAAGAGAGGCTGTAAAGAAGTTCATGAGAGTGGGGCGAGGAATAATAGTACTGCCTACTGGGGCTGGGAAGACGATAGTAGCTCTGGAGATCATTAGGAGGTTGTCGGTTTCTACTTTGGTAGTTGTACCAACTTTGGCCCTTCTTGAGCAGTGGAAGGAAAGATTGTCCATATTTGGAGAAATTGGAGAGTTTTCGGGGAGAAAAAAAGAACTAAAGCCAATAACTGTAACTACTTATGATTCTGCTTACATAAATGCTGAGCTCCTTGGGGATAAATTTCTCTTCCTTGTATTTGATGAGTGCCATCATCTACCATCTGAAGCTTATAGAAACATAGCCCAGATGAGCATCGCCCCCTATAGGCTTGGATTGACTGCCTTTCCCGAAAGAGCTGACAATCTTCATGAGTTGTTTCCCGAGTTGATAGGTGGAATAATCTATGAGAAAAGGCCCTCTGAACTTGTTGGAAAATACCTTGCAAACTATGAGGTTGTGAGGATCCATGTTCCCTTAACAAGGGAAGAAAGGGAGGAGTATAGGAAATATTATGAGAGGTTTAAGAGATATGTTGAAAAGAGGGGAATTCAGTTTACCAGCCTAAAAGATTTCCAGCGGATAGTTTTGAGTACTGCAAATGATAATGAGGCATTTAAAGCCCTAAGAGCCTTAGAACAGGCAAGAAAAATTGCTTTTAATTCAACTAAAAAGCTAGAGAAGCTCAGAGAAATTCTTGAGCGGCATAGGGGAGAGAAGATAATAATCTTTACTAGGCACAATGATTTAGTCTACTTAATATCTAGAAAGTTCTTGATTCCTGCGATAACTCACAAAACCTATAAAGCGGAGAGAAGTGAGATTCTAAGAAAGTTTAGAAAAGGAGCATATAAAGCAATAGTGAGTAGTCAAGTTCTCGATGAAGGAATAGATGTTCCTGATGCCAGTGTGGGAGTTATAATCAGTGGTACTGGATCTTCTAGAGAATTTATCCAGAGGCTTGGGAGGATATTAAGACCGGCTCCAGGAAAGGAAAAGGCAATATTGTATGAACTAATTTCTTCTGGGACTAGTGAGGTTAGAATATCAAAAAGAAGAAGGTCAAGTATTTAG
- a CDS encoding DUF790 family protein, whose amino-acid sequence MLPKELLDATRRRGKIYLKFASEEHFRLARAVILAFKSSVGQKYEDLQEKLRHMERAENYRKVRGFAKILERESEFTTSSSLDPLEVRRFLFSRGYVTSEIERAKIIAEAATYFNTTPEEIERAMFADREEEKILTRVPGISEEELIRRYNLSLLQTLMFNSARMSFRVSENHKRIFRLIKLLGLMYEISGENIEITGPASILKMTRKYGTSMAKLIPEIVKAKEWAIKAEIIEDKRVYFFELSSEDDILLPKLEVSVEYDSSLEREFVTKIKRILGVEVIREPGIIKAGQYAYIPDFLIRKNGKEVYVEIAGFWTRSYIKSKLEKLSNVDVKMLIIVNDELLADKLGKIHDVIVMRKGKIPYKEVILKLKEMLN is encoded by the coding sequence GTGTTGCCTAAGGAACTTTTAGATGCAACAAGAAGAAGAGGGAAGATTTATTTAAAATTTGCAAGTGAAGAACACTTTAGGCTAGCTAGAGCAGTAATTCTTGCGTTTAAATCAAGTGTTGGACAAAAATACGAAGATCTTCAAGAGAAGTTAAGGCATATGGAGAGGGCTGAGAACTATAGAAAGGTTAGAGGATTTGCAAAGATTCTTGAGAGAGAGTCGGAGTTTACAACATCTTCATCCTTAGATCCATTGGAGGTCAGAAGGTTCCTCTTTAGCAGGGGGTATGTAACGAGTGAAATTGAAAGGGCTAAGATAATTGCAGAGGCCGCAACTTACTTCAACACAACTCCAGAAGAAATTGAAAGAGCTATGTTTGCAGATAGAGAAGAGGAAAAAATCCTAACAAGAGTTCCAGGGATAAGTGAAGAAGAGTTAATAAGAAGATACAATCTCTCCCTTCTCCAAACTCTCATGTTTAACTCTGCAAGAATGAGTTTTCGGGTCTCAGAAAATCACAAGAGGATTTTTAGGCTAATAAAGCTCTTGGGTTTGATGTATGAGATAAGTGGGGAAAATATAGAAATCACAGGGCCTGCATCAATTTTAAAGATGACGAGGAAATATGGAACTTCTATGGCAAAACTAATTCCAGAGATAGTGAAGGCCAAAGAGTGGGCGATAAAGGCCGAGATAATAGAGGACAAGAGAGTTTACTTCTTTGAACTCTCAAGTGAAGATGATATCTTACTACCCAAACTCGAAGTAAGTGTGGAGTATGATTCCTCCCTTGAAAGGGAGTTTGTAACTAAAATAAAGAGAATCCTGGGAGTGGAGGTCATAAGAGAGCCAGGGATAATTAAGGCTGGCCAATATGCCTACATACCTGATTTCCTCATCAGAAAGAACGGAAAGGAAGTTTACGTTGAAATTGCAGGTTTCTGGACTAGAAGTTATATTAAATCAAAGCTAGAAAAACTTTCCAATGTTGACGTGAAAATGCTAATAATAGTCAATGACGAGCTTTTGGCAGATAAACTTGGTAAAATTCACGACGTTATAGTTATGAGAAAGGGAAAGATCCCTTATAAAGAAGTCATCTTAAAGCTAAAAGAGATGCTGAATTAG
- a CDS encoding nicotinate phosphoribosyltransferase, with product MKRFYIANEDEIKAGKTTDVYFLRTKKILEVKNIRKKVLADVTTTSLPNNWRWGVLVGVEEVAKLLEGIPVNVYAMPEGTIFHPYEPVLQIEGDYADFGIYETALLGMLSQASGIATAALRIKIAAKFKPVYSFGIRHMHPAIAPMIDRAAFIGGCDGVSGVLGAEMMGEKAVGTMPHALIITVGDQVKAWKYFDEVIEEEVPRIALVDTFYDEKVEAVMAAEALGKKLFAVRLDTPSSRRGNFRKIIEEVRWELKVRGYDWVKIFVSGGLDEEKIKEIVDVVDAFGVGGAIASAKPVDFALDIVEVEGKPIAKRGKLSGRKQVYRCENGHYHVVPANKKLERCPVCNAKVEPLLKPIIENGEIVVEFPKAREIREYVLEQAKKFNLEI from the coding sequence ATGAAAAGATTTTACATTGCTAATGAAGATGAGATAAAGGCGGGAAAAACTACTGATGTCTATTTCTTGAGAACAAAAAAGATCCTCGAGGTTAAGAACATAAGAAAAAAGGTTCTTGCTGACGTAACAACAACCTCCCTCCCAAACAATTGGAGATGGGGAGTTTTAGTCGGGGTTGAAGAAGTAGCAAAACTATTGGAAGGAATTCCAGTTAACGTTTATGCCATGCCAGAAGGAACTATCTTCCATCCATATGAGCCAGTGTTACAAATAGAAGGGGATTATGCAGACTTCGGTATCTATGAAACGGCCCTCCTGGGAATGCTAAGTCAAGCTAGCGGAATAGCAACAGCAGCCTTAAGAATTAAGATAGCTGCTAAGTTTAAGCCAGTGTATTCCTTCGGAATTAGGCATATGCACCCAGCAATTGCTCCGATGATTGATAGAGCCGCGTTTATTGGAGGATGTGACGGAGTTTCTGGAGTTTTGGGAGCAGAAATGATGGGAGAAAAAGCTGTGGGAACTATGCCCCACGCATTGATTATAACTGTTGGCGATCAAGTTAAAGCCTGGAAATACTTCGATGAGGTCATTGAAGAGGAAGTTCCTAGGATAGCCCTAGTAGATACATTTTACGATGAGAAGGTCGAGGCTGTTATGGCAGCTGAAGCCCTCGGCAAGAAACTATTTGCCGTGAGACTAGACACTCCAAGCTCAAGAAGAGGGAACTTCAGGAAGATAATTGAAGAAGTTAGATGGGAGTTAAAGGTTAGAGGATATGACTGGGTGAAGATATTTGTCTCAGGAGGACTTGATGAAGAGAAAATAAAGGAAATAGTTGACGTTGTAGATGCTTTTGGAGTTGGAGGAGCTATAGCAAGTGCAAAGCCAGTAGACTTTGCCCTAGACATTGTGGAAGTTGAAGGAAAGCCAATTGCAAAGAGGGGAAAGCTTAGCGGTAGGAAGCAAGTGTATAGATGTGAAAACGGACACTACCATGTAGTTCCTGCCAACAAAAAGCTTGAGAGATGTCCAGTTTGTAATGCAAAAGTTGAACCATTGTTAAAGCCAATTATCGAGAATGGAGAAATTGTAGTTGAGTTTCCAAAGGCTAGAGAGATTAGAGAATACGTACTTGAGCAAGCTAAGAAATTTAACCTCGAGATTTGA
- a CDS encoding S1 family peptidase yields MVVVLGLRWVIVLLLGFVVLGSFGSAGNDKACQPVKYWVFENGQWVEKSEPRIWWYCQEPEKIKNFEGFAFKEKPYGLLKKPESIILHQAARELSQLVGIDELNGESSRNLSSYGGMFIDENKGLIFVYVRDEKDKEKIRKALEKYKGKVNVAFLKGKYSFEQLKEEGEKAKELFRSRELGITWLSYQNSKNRLIIGLESVSPRNLELLSGHLDKLRIPKEAVIVEEIDLKPLNIENYGKLSLIQPLSRNDVIRPLMGGIQFQVPGHNYCTLGFPAEKNGIVGMVTAGHCTDEGAPAYQPDTSDPSYYIGNVEIKLWSPAQGDMAWIKTTVGVTPKVYPYFIIKGYKPYRYQYVGSTVLKSGRTTGLTGGIILDISTSLEIRTTMEVAPGDSGSPVFYWCQGQAYKYVQIYGLLYRWDPDEETSTYLSIDDVLNNLGVELITG; encoded by the coding sequence GTGGTGGTGGTGTTGGGTTTGAGGTGGGTTATTGTTTTGTTACTTGGTTTTGTGGTTTTGGGTTCTTTTGGGAGTGCGGGTAATGATAAGGCCTGTCAGCCAGTAAAATATTGGGTTTTTGAGAATGGCCAGTGGGTTGAGAAGAGTGAGCCTAGAATCTGGTGGTATTGTCAAGAACCCGAGAAAATTAAGAATTTTGAAGGATTCGCATTTAAAGAAAAACCCTACGGATTACTCAAGAAACCAGAATCAATAATATTACATCAGGCTGCAAGAGAGTTAAGCCAACTAGTGGGGATTGACGAGCTTAATGGAGAATCCTCTAGAAACCTCTCATCTTACGGAGGAATGTTCATTGACGAGAATAAAGGGTTAATCTTTGTCTACGTGAGAGATGAAAAAGATAAAGAGAAAATAAGGAAAGCATTAGAAAAATACAAAGGAAAAGTAAACGTGGCGTTTTTAAAAGGCAAATACAGCTTCGAACAACTAAAAGAAGAAGGAGAAAAAGCGAAAGAACTATTTAGGAGTAGGGAATTAGGCATTACGTGGTTGAGTTATCAAAATTCTAAAAATCGGCTGATTATAGGACTAGAGAGTGTTTCCCCTAGGAATCTGGAGTTACTTAGTGGACACCTTGATAAGTTAAGAATACCCAAGGAAGCAGTTATTGTAGAAGAAATCGATCTAAAGCCTTTGAATATAGAAAATTATGGTAAACTCTCATTAATACAACCTCTTTCTAGGAATGATGTGATACGGCCTCTAATGGGAGGGATACAGTTTCAAGTCCCAGGTCATAATTATTGTACTTTAGGTTTTCCTGCAGAAAAAAATGGAATAGTCGGAATGGTCACCGCAGGCCACTGTACTGATGAAGGTGCTCCCGCGTATCAACCAGACACTTCCGACCCAAGTTACTATATAGGAAATGTTGAGATAAAACTTTGGTCTCCAGCCCAAGGAGACATGGCATGGATAAAAACAACAGTAGGAGTCACTCCTAAAGTTTATCCTTACTTTATTATTAAAGGATACAAGCCATATAGATATCAATATGTTGGCTCCACTGTTTTGAAGAGTGGAAGGACTACAGGACTGACTGGTGGCATTATACTCGATATCTCGACCAGTTTAGAAATCCGTACAACTATGGAGGTGGCTCCTGGAGATAGTGGATCTCCAGTATTTTATTGGTGCCAAGGACAGGCCTATAAATATGTACAAATCTATGGACTACTCTATAGGTGGGATCCTGATGAAGAAACGTCCACGTATCTATCCATTGATGACGTGCTTAATAACCTTGGAGTAGAGTTAATAACCGGGTGA
- a CDS encoding ferredoxin, giving the protein MAWKVSVDQDTCIGDAICASLCPDVFEMNDEGKAQPKVEVIEDEELYNCAKEAMEACPVSAITIEEA; this is encoded by the coding sequence ATGGCGTGGAAGGTTTCTGTCGACCAAGACACCTGTATAGGAGATGCCATCTGTGCAAGCCTCTGTCCAGACGTCTTTGAGATGAACGATGAAGGAAAGGCCCAACCAAAGGTAGAGGTTATTGAGGACGAAGAGCTCTACAACTGTGCTAAGGAAGCTATGGAGGCCTGTCCAGTTAGTGCTATTACTATTGAGGAGGCTTGA
- the gltA gene encoding NADPH-dependent glutamate synthase: MPRLIKERVPTPERSVGERVRDFGEVNLGYSWELALREAERCLQCPVEYAPCIKGCPVHINIPGFIKALRENRDNPSKAVREALRIIWRDNTLPAITGRVCPQEEQCEGACVVGKVGDPINIGKLERFVADYAREHGIDDELLLEEIKGIKRNGKKVAIIGAGPAGLTCAADLAKMGYEVTIYEALHQPGGVLTYGIPEFRLPKEILRKELKKLSLLGVEIKTDHIVGKTITIQELLQEYDAVFIGTGAGTPKLPNIPGINLNGIYSANEFLTRINLMKAYKFPEYDTPIVVGKKVVVIGAGNTAMDAARSALRLGAEVTIAYRRGREDMTARIEEVKHAEEEGVKFMFFVNPVEFIGDENGNVKAVKFEKMKPLEERDSRGKRKIVGTGEYITVEADTVIIAIGQTPNKVLWRATPELKVDEWGRIVVDENLMTSIPGVFAGGDAIRGEATVILAMGDGRKAAKAIHQYLSKKGN; the protein is encoded by the coding sequence ATGCCTAGGCTTATTAAAGAGAGGGTTCCTACTCCTGAGAGGTCTGTTGGGGAGAGGGTTAGGGATTTTGGTGAGGTTAATCTTGGTTATTCTTGGGAGTTGGCTTTGAGGGAGGCTGAGCGTTGTCTCCAGTGTCCTGTTGAGTATGCCCCTTGCATTAAAGGTTGTCCTGTGCATATTAACATTCCGGGTTTCATTAAAGCCTTGAGGGAGAATAGGGATAATCCTAGTAAGGCTGTGAGGGAGGCTCTTAGGATTATTTGGAGGGATAATACGTTACCAGCAATTACTGGTAGGGTTTGTCCCCAGGAAGAGCAGTGTGAGGGTGCTTGTGTGGTTGGAAAGGTTGGTGATCCAATAAACATTGGAAAATTGGAGAGGTTTGTGGCTGATTATGCTAGGGAGCATGGGATTGACGATGAATTATTACTAGAGGAGATTAAGGGGATTAAGAGGAATGGGAAGAAAGTCGCAATCATTGGAGCTGGGCCCGCTGGCCTAACTTGTGCCGCAGACCTGGCAAAAATGGGTTATGAGGTAACAATCTACGAAGCCCTCCACCAACCAGGAGGAGTACTAACATACGGAATCCCAGAATTCAGACTACCAAAAGAAATACTTAGAAAAGAGCTGAAGAAGCTAAGCCTTTTGGGTGTAGAAATAAAAACGGACCATATAGTTGGTAAAACTATAACAATTCAAGAGTTACTTCAGGAATATGATGCAGTATTTATAGGAACTGGAGCTGGAACACCAAAATTGCCAAATATACCAGGAATAAACCTTAATGGTATTTATTCTGCGAATGAGTTCCTCACGAGAATTAACCTAATGAAGGCCTACAAATTCCCAGAATACGACACTCCAATTGTTGTTGGGAAGAAGGTTGTTGTTATTGGAGCTGGTAATACTGCAATGGATGCTGCTAGGTCAGCACTGAGGCTTGGAGCGGAGGTTACTATTGCTTACAGAAGAGGCAGGGAGGATATGACAGCCAGGATTGAGGAAGTTAAGCATGCTGAGGAAGAGGGAGTTAAGTTCATGTTCTTTGTTAATCCAGTGGAATTCATTGGAGATGAGAATGGAAATGTTAAGGCGGTGAAGTTTGAGAAGATGAAGCCACTGGAAGAGAGGGACAGTAGAGGAAAAAGAAAAATAGTTGGAACAGGAGAATACATAACTGTGGAAGCAGATACAGTAATAATAGCGATTGGCCAAACTCCAAATAAGGTTCTCTGGAGGGCAACTCCTGAGCTTAAGGTGGATGAGTGGGGTAGGATTGTTGTGGATGAGAATTTGATGACTAGTATTCCCGGGGTTTTTGCTGGTGGTGATGCTATTAGGGGTGAGGCTACGGTTATTCTAGCAATGGGCGACGGGAGAAAAGCAGCAAAAGCCATCCACCAATACCTAAGCAAGAAAGGAAATTGA
- a CDS encoding sulfide/dihydroorotate dehydrogenase-like FAD/NAD-binding protein, translated as MYKILEKKEIAMRNTWYKVYAPHVAKKVQPGQFVIVRAFPNGERIPLTPVMWDREEGWIVLIVFTRGKTTMRMAVELKEGDSLLNVAGPLGTPVPMEKFGKILAIGAYTGIVEVYPIAKAWQEIGNDVTTLHVTFEPMVILKEELEKAVTRHIVEPVPLNPNQDFLANMKNVSQRLKEKVRELLESEDWDLVFMVGPVGDQKQVFEVVKEYGVPMKVDLHPIMVDGTGMCGACRVTVGGEVKFACVDGPEFDAYQVDWDELIHRVGFYAKLEKLALEKYMEELKAKGVI; from the coding sequence ATGTATAAAATCCTCGAGAAAAAGGAAATCGCAATGAGAAATACCTGGTATAAAGTTTACGCACCTCACGTAGCTAAAAAAGTTCAGCCAGGACAGTTCGTCATAGTTAGAGCCTTTCCGAACGGAGAAAGAATTCCTTTGACTCCTGTAATGTGGGATAGAGAAGAGGGGTGGATAGTTCTAATAGTATTTACAAGAGGAAAGACAACAATGAGGATGGCAGTGGAGCTTAAGGAAGGGGATTCACTGTTAAACGTAGCGGGACCACTAGGGACGCCAGTTCCTATGGAAAAGTTTGGAAAAATACTTGCAATAGGTGCTTATACTGGAATAGTGGAAGTGTATCCAATTGCAAAAGCCTGGCAGGAAATAGGAAATGACGTAACAACACTTCACGTAACTTTCGAGCCAATGGTAATTCTCAAGGAAGAACTTGAGAAGGCAGTAACCAGGCACATTGTAGAACCTGTCCCATTGAATCCAAATCAGGACTTCTTAGCTAACATGAAAAACGTGTCTCAAAGACTCAAAGAAAAGGTTAGAGAGCTTTTAGAAAGTGAAGACTGGGATTTAGTATTTATGGTCGGCCCAGTTGGAGACCAAAAGCAGGTATTTGAAGTTGTAAAAGAGTATGGTGTCCCAATGAAGGTTGACCTCCATCCCATCATGGTTGATGGGACTGGGATGTGTGGGGCTTGTAGGGTTACAGTTGGTGGTGAAGTCAAATTCGCATGCGTAGACGGCCCAGAATTCGACGCATATCAAGTAGATTGGGATGAGCTGATTCACAGAGTGGGGTTCTATGCCAAGTTGGAAAAATTAGCTCTGGAGAAATATATGGAAGAGCTTAAGGCTAAGGGGGTGATTTGA
- a CDS encoding tRNA (N(6)-L-threonylcarbamoyladenosine(37)-C(2))-methylthiotransferase, whose translation MTKVYIENYGCARNRADGEIMAGLLLSSGYEIVEGEENADIVVVNSCAVKDPTEVKIARRIRELLDRGKKVIVTGCLPHVNPDAIDERVSAVLGVKSIDRIVQAVEYALRGEKLISVPDWRKRNLDKLDFPRLSPRGVHFILPIAEGCLNGCTYCATRSARGVLKSYSPEKIVEWVKWAIRQGYKEIWLSAEDTGCYGFDIGTNLAKLLDEITAIEGEFRIRVGMMNPNHVLKFLDELIEAYKDEKVYKFLHLPVQSGDNEILRRMGRTYTVEEFEEIVNAFRREFPDLNLHTDIIVGFPGESEEAFQRSLELIKRIKPDKVNVSRYSPRPGTIAAKWKQLPGWVVKERSRIMHRVRLQISYEINQRYVGRKVDILVHGEGKKGNVDAVTMNYKHIIIPRGEKGEFARAKVNGATSTYLLGEIVD comes from the coding sequence ATGACAAAAGTATACATTGAGAACTATGGATGTGCGAGAAATAGAGCAGATGGAGAGATTATGGCAGGCCTACTTTTGTCTTCAGGTTATGAGATAGTAGAAGGAGAAGAAAATGCTGACATTGTTGTTGTTAATTCATGTGCCGTAAAAGATCCCACAGAAGTAAAGATTGCGAGGAGAATAAGAGAGTTATTAGATAGGGGAAAGAAAGTTATAGTTACAGGATGCCTTCCTCACGTTAATCCCGATGCTATTGATGAGAGAGTGTCAGCAGTTTTGGGAGTTAAAAGCATAGACAGAATAGTTCAAGCAGTGGAATATGCCTTAAGAGGTGAGAAGCTCATAAGTGTCCCTGACTGGAGAAAGAGAAATCTTGATAAGCTAGATTTTCCCAGGTTAAGCCCGAGAGGAGTTCACTTTATTCTCCCAATTGCTGAAGGGTGTTTAAATGGTTGTACCTACTGTGCCACTAGATCAGCTAGAGGAGTCCTCAAAAGCTACTCTCCAGAGAAGATTGTTGAATGGGTAAAGTGGGCCATTAGACAAGGGTACAAAGAAATTTGGCTTTCAGCGGAGGATACGGGATGCTACGGATTCGACATAGGAACTAACCTAGCAAAGTTATTAGATGAAATTACAGCAATAGAAGGCGAATTTAGGATTAGGGTTGGAATGATGAATCCAAATCATGTATTGAAGTTCCTAGACGAGCTTATAGAAGCATACAAGGATGAAAAAGTTTACAAGTTCCTTCATTTGCCAGTTCAGAGTGGAGATAACGAAATTTTGAGAAGAATGGGGAGAACATACACAGTGGAAGAATTTGAGGAAATAGTTAACGCTTTCAGAAGAGAGTTTCCAGATCTAAATTTACATACGGACATAATAGTTGGTTTCCCAGGAGAAAGTGAAGAAGCATTTCAAAGAAGTTTAGAGCTAATCAAGAGGATAAAGCCCGATAAAGTAAATGTATCTCGCTATTCCCCAAGACCTGGGACAATTGCAGCTAAGTGGAAGCAACTCCCAGGATGGGTCGTCAAGGAGAGGTCAAGAATTATGCACAGGGTGAGACTTCAGATAAGCTATGAAATCAACCAGAGATACGTAGGTAGGAAAGTCGACATTCTCGTTCATGGAGAAGGAAAGAAAGGAAATGTTGATGCCGTAACGATGAATTACAAGCACATAATAATCCCAAGAGGAGAAAAAGGAGAATTCGCTAGGGCAAAGGTAAATGGAGCCACTTCCACTTATCTTCTTGGCGAGATAGTAGACTAA
- a CDS encoding RNA-binding protein, whose product MKGRLQAHNIRIRTFIHATEDPEKVLEALETLFPEDISPKDVEFEIIETEGYFGNPILVLDAELKHSRNIRKFLENLRNLLSEEDKKYLLEHIEEKVDETGTFYIRFDKQKAYLGEVKVSEGEDVIHLRIKVKAFPMRKESVVEAVKKWLEGEME is encoded by the coding sequence ATGAAAGGGCGGTTGCAAGCTCATAACATTAGGATTAGAACATTCATCCACGCAACTGAGGATCCAGAGAAAGTTCTTGAAGCATTGGAAACCTTATTCCCCGAAGATATATCGCCAAAGGATGTAGAGTTTGAAATTATAGAAACTGAAGGTTATTTCGGAAACCCCATATTGGTTCTTGATGCTGAGCTTAAGCATTCAAGAAATATAAGAAAATTTCTCGAAAATCTTAGGAACCTCCTAAGCGAAGAAGACAAGAAATACTTGTTAGAGCACATAGAGGAAAAAGTAGACGAAACTGGAACATTCTACATTAGGTTCGATAAGCAAAAGGCCTATTTGGGAGAGGTAAAGGTCAGTGAAGGAGAGGATGTTATTCATTTAAGAATTAAGGTCAAAGCATTTCCAATGAGGAAGGAAAGCGTTGTTGAAGCAGTGAAGAAATGGCTGGAGGGAGAAATGGAGTGA
- a CDS encoding Ribonuclease P protein component 3, with the protein MAGGRNGVKFVEMDIRSREAYELAEEWFDDVVFSYEIPPGVLDKERLKEIKKEYGNVAITLINPKPSLVKEAVQRFKQNYLIYVESSDLRVVRYSIERGVDAVISPWANRKDQGIDHVLARMMNKRGVALGFSLRPLLHQNPYERANALKFMRKAWTLVNKYKVPRFISSSAKGKFQVRGVKELISLGIAIGMEEVQAKASLSFYPLGILERLK; encoded by the coding sequence ATGGCTGGAGGGAGAAATGGAGTGAAGTTTGTAGAGATGGACATTAGAAGCAGAGAAGCTTATGAACTTGCTGAGGAGTGGTTCGATGATGTTGTTTTTTCGTATGAAATCCCTCCAGGAGTTTTAGATAAAGAGAGACTTAAAGAAATTAAGAAAGAATACGGAAATGTTGCGATTACTTTAATTAATCCAAAGCCTTCTCTCGTAAAAGAGGCTGTTCAGAGATTTAAACAAAATTATCTAATCTACGTGGAAAGCAGCGATCTCAGAGTTGTGAGGTATTCCATCGAGAGAGGTGTAGACGCAGTTATATCCCCCTGGGCAAATAGGAAGGATCAAGGCATTGACCATGTCTTGGCTAGGATGATGAATAAGAGAGGGGTGGCCCTGGGATTCTCTCTAAGGCCTCTTTTACATCAAAATCCATATGAGAGGGCAAATGCATTAAAATTCATGAGAAAGGCATGGACACTCGTAAATAAATATAAGGTTCCACGATTTATTTCTTCCTCAGCTAAGGGAAAATTTCAAGTCAGAGGAGTAAAAGAATTGATCAGCTTGGGGATAGCAATTGGGATGGAAGAGGTACAAGCCAAAGCATCACTCTCCTTTTATCCACTTGGAATTCTGGAAAGACTTAAATAA